The Ensifer adhaerens genome contains a region encoding:
- a CDS encoding PBP1A family penicillin-binding protein — protein MPRPPKTSPHNANTSSHGANLPEFAGSAAEPQASASDPSEGAGQSTEPPPSQRLFGKSRQAARHLLQALGHDLTAGFTLARIRAKHAASHLKTKLRPSNEGDGTSTVDHLRGRSVAAFTKVGGRLRALRKTPAEDHERTFTRPGWWKFAIGVALLACVLLPGSVLVWALKDVPWSEIRDGTLKPIVVLETADGGPLVRQGPYQGPYAQYDQFPPQLIDAVLSIEDRRFMDHFGVDVRGIGRALVRNFEAGSVVEGGSTITQQLIKLQYLDSDRTIKRKIQEFVIALWLEWKLGKQEILTRYLNSAYLGAGATGMPAAARIYFNKDIGALNLQESAMLAGSLRAPSQWNPIDNFEGARQRTSVVLDTMVANGKITAPEAAQVKASFAKLHPTTPTPRSGSWFADWISPQASEIAGASPGSTTVRTTLSPQLQQIAERVVRNALDTEGKKVGASQAALVAMTPDGAVVAMVGGRDYKQSQFNRAVTAKRQPGSTFKLFVYYAALKAGLNLNDQVLDAPIDIDGWSPENSSGGYRGWVTLAEAFARSLNAPTVALAQEVGLDNVIAAARELGINAPLANTPSLALGTSEVNLLDLTSAYASVHFGKAPVEPWGIIDFQAAGQSEAFRVGSQAAPTVDLSAYQQDLVGLLQLVVERGTGRGAAPGAFAAGKTGTSQNNRDAWFVGFTEPLVAGVWVGNDDDTPMKGVTGGALPAHIWRDFMREAMAAPAAGTLVESPAAPQSCNITACSRSYRSFRPSDCTYQPHFGGRRLCEK, from the coding sequence ATGCCACGCCCTCCCAAGACCTCGCCTCACAATGCCAACACCTCCAGTCATGGGGCCAATCTCCCGGAATTTGCGGGATCGGCTGCCGAGCCCCAGGCGTCCGCTTCGGACCCGTCGGAAGGGGCTGGACAATCCACGGAGCCACCACCGTCCCAAAGGCTGTTCGGCAAAAGCAGACAGGCAGCTCGCCATCTGCTGCAGGCGCTCGGTCACGATCTGACAGCAGGTTTCACCTTAGCTCGCATCAGAGCCAAGCATGCTGCATCTCACCTGAAAACGAAACTTAGGCCCTCGAATGAAGGCGACGGTACGTCAACTGTCGACCATCTCCGTGGGCGGTCCGTCGCCGCTTTCACCAAAGTCGGAGGCCGCCTTCGCGCTCTGCGTAAGACGCCCGCCGAAGATCACGAGCGCACGTTCACAAGGCCAGGCTGGTGGAAGTTTGCCATAGGGGTGGCGCTCCTCGCCTGCGTCCTTCTACCGGGCAGCGTACTCGTGTGGGCGCTGAAGGATGTCCCCTGGAGCGAGATCCGCGACGGAACGCTGAAGCCTATCGTGGTGTTGGAAACGGCAGACGGAGGACCGCTGGTAAGGCAGGGCCCCTATCAAGGGCCTTACGCGCAGTACGACCAATTTCCGCCGCAGCTGATCGATGCCGTGTTGTCGATCGAAGACCGCCGTTTCATGGACCATTTCGGCGTCGATGTCAGAGGGATCGGACGGGCGCTCGTGCGCAACTTCGAGGCCGGTTCGGTGGTCGAGGGCGGCAGCACCATCACCCAGCAGCTGATCAAGCTGCAATATCTCGACAGCGACCGAACGATAAAGCGAAAGATCCAGGAATTCGTGATCGCCCTGTGGCTGGAGTGGAAGCTCGGCAAGCAGGAAATACTGACGCGTTACCTCAACAGCGCCTATCTCGGCGCCGGCGCAACCGGTATGCCGGCAGCCGCGCGGATCTATTTCAACAAGGACATCGGCGCACTCAACCTGCAGGAATCGGCTATGCTGGCGGGGTCGCTGCGGGCGCCGAGCCAGTGGAACCCGATCGACAATTTTGAAGGTGCGCGGCAACGCACGTCGGTCGTCCTCGACACGATGGTAGCCAATGGCAAGATCACCGCGCCAGAGGCCGCACAAGTCAAGGCGAGCTTCGCGAAGCTCCACCCGACGACGCCGACGCCCAGGTCCGGAAGCTGGTTCGCCGACTGGATCTCGCCGCAGGCGAGTGAAATCGCCGGCGCATCCCCGGGTTCGACCACGGTTCGCACGACACTTTCCCCACAGCTGCAACAGATCGCTGAACGGGTTGTGAGGAATGCCCTGGACACTGAAGGAAAGAAGGTAGGCGCTTCCCAGGCTGCCTTGGTTGCGATGACGCCGGATGGCGCAGTCGTCGCCATGGTCGGCGGTCGCGATTACAAGCAAAGCCAGTTCAACCGCGCGGTCACGGCGAAGCGGCAACCGGGCTCCACTTTCAAGCTGTTCGTCTACTATGCGGCCCTGAAGGCCGGGCTCAACCTGAACGACCAGGTCCTGGACGCGCCGATCGATATAGACGGCTGGTCGCCGGAGAACTCCAGCGGCGGCTATCGCGGCTGGGTCACACTTGCGGAAGCCTTCGCCCGATCGCTGAATGCGCCGACGGTGGCGCTTGCCCAGGAGGTCGGGCTCGACAATGTGATCGCCGCTGCGCGCGAACTGGGCATAAACGCGCCGCTAGCCAATACGCCTTCCCTGGCCCTTGGCACTTCGGAGGTCAACTTGCTTGACCTCACCAGCGCCTATGCCTCCGTCCATTTCGGCAAGGCGCCCGTCGAGCCCTGGGGCATCATCGATTTTCAGGCAGCCGGGCAGTCGGAGGCGTTTCGGGTTGGCTCTCAAGCCGCGCCGACCGTCGATCTTTCAGCCTATCAGCAGGATCTTGTTGGCCTTCTGCAGTTGGTGGTCGAGCGCGGAACCGGACGCGGGGCTGCTCCCGGCGCATTTGCGGCCGGCAAGACGGGAACCAGCCAAAACAATCGTGATGCCTGGTTCGTCGGTTTCACAGAGCCGCTCGTCGCCGGCGTATGGGTGGGCAATGACGACGACACGCCGATGAAGGGGGTCACCGGCGGTGCGTTGCCAGCACATATTTGGCGGGACTTCATGCGGGAAGCGATGGCGGCGCCTGCGGCAGGGACGCTTGTTGAAAGCCCGGCCGCGCCGCAGTCCTGCAATATCACGGCCTGCTCGCGCAGCTATCGCTCCTTCCGACCGTCGGACTGCACCTATCAGCCCCACTTCGGCGGACGGCGGCTTTGCGAAAAGTGA
- a CDS encoding dodecin: MSDHVYKKVELVGSSKSSVTEAIETAIARASKTMRNLEWFEVDQIRGHIKDGEVAHYQVVMKVGFRIDD, from the coding sequence ATGAGTGACCATGTCTACAAGAAGGTGGAACTTGTCGGCAGTTCAAAGTCTTCCGTCACGGAGGCGATCGAAACGGCGATCGCGCGGGCTTCGAAAACCATGAGAAATCTCGAATGGTTCGAGGTCGATCAGATCCGGGGCCACATCAAGGATGGCGAAGTGGCCCACTACCAGGTGGTCATGAAGGTCGGTTTCCGGATCGACGACTGA
- the ric gene encoding iron-sulfur cluster repair di-iron protein, with protein sequence MTNLSLESTVATIAAELPGAAELFRRYGISFCCGGKMLLSEAALKAGIVPSALLTELETLERAASRDAPEETADLIAHLLHRYHQTHRAELTWLIPLAQKVERVHGGHPSAPVGLSQALEALREELESHMLKEELVLFPMMQRGDDATISYPIAQMRREHDDEVEHLRKIEHLTHGLSLPEGACGSWTALYTGLRKLTDDLVTHMHLENAVLFPRFEAGLQTV encoded by the coding sequence ATGACCAACCTCAGCCTCGAAAGCACAGTCGCAACGATCGCAGCCGAATTGCCGGGAGCCGCGGAACTCTTCCGCCGCTACGGCATCAGCTTCTGTTGCGGCGGCAAGATGTTGCTGTCGGAAGCCGCGCTCAAGGCTGGCATCGTCCCTTCGGCCTTGTTGACAGAACTGGAAACGCTGGAGCGGGCCGCAAGTCGAGATGCACCCGAGGAGACTGCCGACCTTATCGCCCATCTCCTCCACAGGTACCACCAGACGCACCGTGCCGAACTCACATGGTTGATCCCGCTGGCTCAGAAGGTGGAACGTGTGCACGGCGGCCATCCGTCGGCGCCGGTTGGGCTTTCTCAAGCCCTGGAAGCGCTCCGGGAGGAGCTCGAAAGCCACATGCTGAAGGAAGAGCTTGTGCTGTTCCCGATGATGCAGCGCGGCGACGACGCGACGATTTCCTATCCGATCGCGCAGATGCGCCGGGAGCACGACGACGAGGTGGAACATCTGAGAAAGATCGAGCATCTCACCCACGGACTTTCCTTGCCCGAAGGCGCCTGCGGTTCGTGGACAGCACTCTATACCGGGTTGCGTAAGCTCACCGACGACCTTGTCACTCATATGCATCTTGAAAATGCCGTATTGTTTCCGCGCTTCGAGGCCGGCCTCCAGACGGTTTGA
- a CDS encoding 5-formyltetrahydrofolate cyclo-ligase, which produces MHEVDPAYMGLAFPEALSIAQWREQERKRLIPARQGIPSVERSARTDAIVSALDQLLANVRGETISLYWPFRGEPDLRAWMNTLIARGADCALPLVLAKGKPLGFRSWRAGEAIERGVWGIPFPSKGRDVRPTIVIAPVVGFDESGYRLGYGGGYYDRTLAVLQPKPFVIGVGFEQQRMESIRPQWHDIAMDAIVTEGRTVSCARAQTPDGASSANCR; this is translated from the coding sequence ATGCACGAGGTGGATCCAGCCTATATGGGGCTGGCGTTTCCGGAGGCGCTCTCGATCGCGCAGTGGCGGGAGCAGGAAAGAAAGAGATTGATACCCGCGCGACAGGGCATTCCGAGTGTAGAACGGTCCGCACGGACAGACGCGATCGTCTCTGCGCTCGACCAACTTCTGGCCAACGTTCGAGGCGAAACGATCTCGCTATACTGGCCGTTCCGTGGGGAGCCGGATCTACGCGCCTGGATGAACACGCTTATTGCCCGGGGCGCTGACTGCGCGTTGCCGCTGGTCCTCGCCAAGGGCAAGCCTCTCGGCTTTAGATCCTGGCGCGCGGGCGAAGCGATTGAGCGAGGGGTTTGGGGGATCCCCTTTCCGTCGAAGGGGCGGGATGTTCGGCCAACGATCGTCATCGCACCCGTCGTCGGTTTCGATGAAAGCGGTTATCGCTTGGGTTATGGCGGCGGCTATTACGATCGCACACTCGCCGTCCTTCAGCCGAAGCCGTTCGTGATCGGTGTCGGCTTCGAACAGCAAAGAATGGAGAGCATCAGACCGCAATGGCACGACATCGCGATGGATGCGATCGTGACCGAAGGACGAACGGTTTCATGCGCCCGAGCTCAAACGCCCGACGGTGCGAGTTCTGCGAACTGCAGATAG
- a CDS encoding NnrS family protein has product MAPKAWAAIWEAPHRPLFFLAGLWALVAPAVWFLPEGMGPGKIAWHRHELLFGMAGAAAGGYLLTALPAWTKKGPVSPDVTMFATALWCLARLTTAISTRLPLAAAAIGMSAYFVFIAVVLAHGVASSRAGRRLWAPLAMALIGMLSLSWLRGETGYADEAPRVFLVLITLIGGRAVPAFTRSWLERTGDADFVRDRPGFSYLAIAGMVAAAWFNASEQSNAEGLALVVSGLALVLQLRGWQCLRAHRYPALVILHLAYFWTPAALLLIGFATMSPDHLSPATAVHAATMGAMGTMMAALMMRAAMARDEGLLVLGRIMACAFALICLAAMIRILAEWLANTYFDPIVAAATCWMSAWALFLIAYIPALRGPVPRPVLSADRARLALNEHKL; this is encoded by the coding sequence GTGGCGCCAAAGGCCTGGGCAGCAATCTGGGAGGCGCCGCATCGACCTCTGTTCTTTCTGGCGGGCCTATGGGCACTGGTTGCGCCTGCTGTCTGGTTTCTGCCCGAGGGCATGGGGCCGGGCAAAATTGCCTGGCATCGCCATGAGCTTCTGTTCGGCATGGCCGGGGCGGCTGCAGGAGGGTACCTGCTGACCGCCCTGCCCGCCTGGACAAAGAAGGGCCCGGTCTCTCCTGATGTCACCATGTTCGCGACCGCTCTGTGGTGTTTGGCCCGGTTGACGACGGCAATTTCGACGCGCCTGCCGCTCGCCGCTGCCGCGATCGGGATGTCCGCCTATTTCGTGTTCATCGCGGTTGTTCTTGCCCATGGGGTTGCGTCAAGCAGAGCGGGACGCCGCCTGTGGGCACCGCTTGCCATGGCGCTGATCGGCATGCTCAGCCTCTCGTGGCTACGCGGAGAGACGGGCTACGCCGACGAAGCGCCGCGGGTCTTCCTCGTCCTGATTACCCTGATCGGCGGGCGTGCCGTGCCCGCTTTCACACGCTCCTGGCTCGAACGAACTGGTGACGCCGATTTCGTTCGGGACCGGCCCGGGTTTTCCTACCTGGCGATCGCTGGCATGGTTGCAGCCGCCTGGTTTAACGCTTCCGAACAATCGAATGCAGAGGGTCTCGCCCTCGTAGTGTCCGGCTTGGCCCTTGTGCTACAACTGAGAGGCTGGCAATGCCTCAGGGCCCATCGCTACCCGGCGCTCGTCATTCTGCATCTCGCTTATTTCTGGACGCCGGCGGCTCTCCTGCTCATCGGCTTCGCGACCATGTCTCCAGACCATCTGTCACCTGCGACGGCCGTGCATGCAGCGACCATGGGGGCAATGGGAACAATGATGGCCGCGCTCATGATGCGCGCGGCGATGGCCCGCGACGAAGGCCTGCTCGTACTCGGCCGGATCATGGCATGCGCCTTTGCGCTCATCTGTCTCGCAGCAATGATCCGCATTCTGGCCGAATGGCTCGCTAACACATATTTCGATCCGATCGTTGCCGCAGCGACGTGCTGGATGTCGGCATGGGCACTGTTTCTCATCGCCTACATACCAGCACTACGCGGCCCTGTTCCCAGACCGGTCCTGAGTGCCGACAGGGCACGATTGGCGCTGAACGAACATAAGCTTTAG
- a CDS encoding DUF6894 family protein — protein sequence MRRYLFNIYAAGVVSRDEVGRKYPSDGPAVAYGQRIVDELTKDDDYRDAVIDVITASGRLVARLISSEAPLVYHVGQPTRQVSLH from the coding sequence ATGCGCCGCTATCTGTTCAATATCTATGCAGCAGGCGTCGTTAGCCGCGACGAAGTTGGCCGGAAATACCCATCAGACGGACCCGCAGTTGCCTATGGTCAAAGGATCGTCGACGAACTGACCAAGGACGACGATTATCGCGACGCCGTCATCGATGTGATCACGGCGTCGGGGCGTCTGGTTGCGCGACTGATCTCGAGCGAAGCACCGCTCGTGTATCATGTGGGGCAACCGACGCGACAGGTTTCGCTGCATTGA
- a CDS encoding efflux RND transporter permease subunit codes for MPLSEFSIRRPIATALLSVALILAGAFSYLVLPIAALPRTDFPVINVSASLPGAAPDTMATSVATPLIKQFATIAGIDTISTTNALGSTSISIEFVLGRNIDAAAADVQAAITRTLRLLPQDMPAPPSYRKVNPADAPVLLLALKSDTVPLTDLDAIAQQVISPTLSVLDGVAEVSIFGSQQYAVRIQMHPDALTARGISVDALKTAVAAANDNSPLGTAQTKGRQVAIVADTQRMNAASFANIIIKSDNGKPVRLGDVATVIDSVANDQTASWHDGSRAIILAIQRQPDANTVEVVDRVQALLPSLRQSLPASATIETLNDRSVSVRGAVHDVQFTLALTVGLVILVIFVFVRRLWATLIPALAVPISIIATFAAMYPLGFSIDNISLMALTLSVGLVVDDAIVMLENIVRHMEEEGIDAFSAALAGSKEIGFTIVAISLSLVAVFIPVLLMGGVIGRILHEFAVVVTVAILASAFVSLTLTPMLAARLPAGRDDAPGDGVLARLDLAFERGFASVLNAYERLLSVCIRQRRLVLLLFVLTIAITAYQITTIPKGFFPQEDISQLQITTQAREDISFAAMSELQNKVEAVFAKSPYVAHVASTIGSGGASTALNTGRLFVELKPKRDRPPLETVLAELRRELAAVPGIQAYMSPIQNLSVGSRASASQYQLVLQSLDQPMMNEWAQKLSDAMSSDRAFFTDVNSDLQINAPQTRLVVDLDKAATLGVDASQVRTTLYGGFGAEQISTIYTAGDSYEVIMELDQSIEWSADRFSELRVGGANGALVPLGAFARVETVSGPLTINQLGQLPAVTISFNLPAQVALGNALAEAARLKTEIGMPSQITTRNYGTTQLFEDAAANQGLLVLAAIVTIYLVLGVLYESLIHPLTVLSGLPSAISGALLAIYFCGFDLSVIAIVGVLMLIGIVKKNAIMMIDVALALQRSGSSAREAIERACLMRFRPIMMTSAAAIMSTLPIAVGSGASAELRQPLGIAVVGGLLVSQIVTLFVTPVIYLYMEDLRRWVSNLVRGGLLATRHEEPPTSVRQAVADPAVSRTDK; via the coding sequence ATGCCACTGTCCGAGTTCAGCATTCGCCGTCCGATCGCCACCGCGCTGCTGTCGGTCGCGCTTATCCTTGCGGGTGCCTTCAGCTATCTCGTCCTGCCGATTGCGGCCCTGCCGCGCACCGACTTCCCTGTTATCAACGTCTCGGCCTCGTTGCCGGGCGCGGCACCGGACACGATGGCAACTTCGGTTGCGACGCCGCTGATCAAGCAGTTCGCGACCATTGCCGGGATCGACACGATCTCGACGACCAACGCGCTAGGTTCCACGTCGATCTCCATCGAGTTCGTGCTCGGGCGCAACATCGATGCCGCCGCGGCCGACGTGCAGGCGGCGATCACCAGGACACTGAGGCTCCTGCCGCAGGATATGCCGGCGCCGCCAAGCTATCGCAAGGTCAACCCGGCCGATGCACCGGTACTGCTGCTGGCATTGAAGAGCGATACCGTGCCTCTCACCGACCTCGATGCGATCGCGCAACAGGTGATTTCTCCCACCTTGTCCGTACTCGACGGGGTGGCAGAAGTGTCCATCTTCGGCAGCCAGCAGTACGCCGTGCGCATTCAGATGCATCCGGATGCGCTTACAGCGCGTGGCATCTCCGTGGACGCGCTGAAGACAGCGGTTGCTGCGGCGAACGACAATTCGCCGCTCGGTACCGCGCAAACGAAAGGCCGCCAGGTGGCGATCGTCGCCGATACGCAGCGGATGAACGCTGCGAGCTTCGCAAACATCATCATCAAGAGCGACAACGGCAAGCCTGTGCGGCTGGGCGATGTTGCGACGGTGATCGATTCCGTCGCCAACGATCAGACGGCGAGCTGGCATGATGGGTCGCGGGCCATAATCCTGGCAATCCAGCGCCAGCCGGATGCAAATACGGTAGAAGTCGTCGACCGGGTGCAGGCGCTCCTGCCGTCGCTGCGCCAGTCACTTCCTGCGTCGGCCACCATCGAAACACTCAACGATCGCTCGGTTTCGGTGCGCGGTGCGGTGCACGATGTCCAATTTACTCTCGCGCTCACCGTCGGTCTTGTGATCCTCGTTATCTTCGTCTTCGTCCGCCGTCTCTGGGCAACGCTCATTCCGGCGTTGGCCGTACCGATCTCGATCATCGCCACATTTGCCGCGATGTACCCGCTCGGCTTCTCGATCGACAACATCTCGCTGATGGCGCTGACGCTGTCCGTCGGTCTCGTGGTGGATGATGCGATCGTGATGCTGGAAAACATCGTTCGGCACATGGAAGAGGAGGGCATCGACGCCTTTTCCGCCGCGCTTGCCGGTTCGAAGGAAATCGGCTTCACCATCGTTGCAATCTCGCTGTCGCTGGTCGCAGTTTTCATCCCGGTTCTGTTGATGGGTGGCGTCATCGGCCGCATCCTTCACGAGTTCGCGGTGGTCGTCACCGTGGCGATCCTCGCCTCCGCCTTCGTCTCGCTCACACTGACGCCGATGCTCGCCGCGCGACTGCCGGCCGGCAGGGACGACGCGCCAGGCGACGGCGTGCTGGCGCGGCTGGACCTTGCGTTCGAGCGCGGCTTCGCTAGCGTCCTGAATGCATATGAACGGCTGCTTTCGGTCTGTATCCGGCAGCGTCGCCTGGTGCTTCTTCTCTTCGTGCTCACCATCGCGATCACGGCCTATCAGATCACGACGATCCCGAAGGGCTTCTTCCCTCAGGAGGATATCAGCCAGCTCCAAATCACCACCCAGGCGCGCGAAGATATCTCCTTTGCCGCGATGTCGGAGCTTCAGAACAAGGTGGAGGCGGTCTTTGCCAAATCGCCCTATGTTGCTCACGTGGCAAGCACGATCGGTTCGGGCGGCGCATCGACCGCGCTCAACACCGGGCGTCTCTTCGTGGAGCTCAAGCCCAAGCGCGACCGCCCGCCGCTTGAAACGGTTCTTGCCGAACTCCGGCGGGAACTTGCGGCCGTTCCCGGCATCCAGGCGTATATGTCGCCGATCCAGAACCTTTCCGTCGGGTCGCGCGCCTCCGCCAGTCAGTATCAGCTGGTGCTCCAGAGCCTCGATCAGCCGATGATGAACGAGTGGGCACAAAAGCTCAGCGATGCGATGAGCTCCGATCGCGCCTTCTTCACCGACGTCAACAGCGACCTTCAGATCAACGCGCCCCAAACGCGCCTGGTCGTCGATCTCGACAAGGCCGCGACACTGGGGGTCGATGCCAGTCAAGTGCGGACGACACTCTATGGCGGCTTTGGCGCAGAGCAGATCTCCACGATCTACACGGCGGGCGACAGCTACGAGGTCATCATGGAGCTCGACCAGAGCATCGAGTGGTCTGCCGATAGGTTCTCGGAACTGCGCGTCGGCGGCGCGAATGGCGCGCTCGTGCCCCTCGGTGCCTTCGCCCGCGTCGAAACGGTGTCAGGGCCACTCACCATCAATCAGCTGGGCCAACTGCCCGCAGTCACCATTTCCTTCAACCTGCCGGCCCAGGTCGCTCTTGGCAACGCACTTGCGGAGGCCGCTCGCCTCAAGACGGAGATCGGGATGCCCTCGCAGATCACTACACGAAACTACGGCACCACGCAGCTCTTCGAGGATGCCGCCGCCAACCAGGGGCTGCTTGTCCTTGCGGCGATCGTGACGATCTATCTCGTGCTCGGCGTGCTCTACGAAAGCCTCATCCATCCGCTGACCGTGCTCTCCGGTCTGCCGTCGGCCATTTCCGGGGCGCTTCTCGCGATCTATTTCTGCGGCTTCGATCTCTCCGTCATCGCTATCGTCGGCGTGCTGATGCTGATCGGCATCGTCAAGAAAAACGCGATCATGATGATCGATGTGGCACTCGCGCTGCAGCGCTCCGGCAGCTCGGCCCGAGAGGCAATCGAAAGGGCGTGCCTGATGCGTTTCCGCCCGATCATGATGACGTCCGCGGCGGCGATCATGAGCACATTGCCGATCGCGGTCGGCAGTGGCGCGAGCGCGGAATTGCGGCAGCCGCTTGGTATCGCGGTGGTCGGTGGCCTGCTGGTATCGCAGATCGTCACACTCTTCGTGACGCCTGTGATCTATCTCTACATGGAGGACCTGAGGCGGTGGGTCTCAAATCTGGTTCGCGGCGGGTTGCTGGCAACGAGACATGAAGAACCGCCGACTAGCGTCCGCCAAGCTGTCGCTGATCCTGCGGTTTCCCGGACAGACAAATGA
- a CDS encoding LysR family transcriptional regulator produces MDFTSLEIFLLVAERTSVTHTAAEIGRAPSNVTNRIRALEEELGVGLFNRDGKKMTLTREGRVFRSYATRLVALRDEACNALKPTTVPEALRLGSMESTAASRLPPVLQTINRTHPELALRLTIGSTAELTRAVLAEEIDCALIARLPSDLAIPRPELVADLDGEAIYREDILIVLPASHPPITTALDVRVNWLAALEPGCTYRRVAEQWARPSPTIATKEVSSYHAILASVAAGDAIGVVPRSVFELMDWPGSPQTHSLGEIQTLLIYRRAASSPAIEILRHALLADAGSTENSKLRTAKHR; encoded by the coding sequence ATGGACTTCACGAGCCTTGAGATCTTCCTGCTGGTAGCCGAGCGCACCAGCGTGACCCATACCGCCGCCGAAATTGGCCGTGCGCCGTCCAACGTCACCAACCGTATTCGCGCACTTGAGGAAGAACTGGGCGTCGGCCTGTTCAACCGCGACGGCAAGAAGATGACGCTGACGCGCGAGGGACGTGTTTTCCGCTCCTATGCCACCCGGCTGGTGGCGCTCCGTGACGAAGCCTGCAACGCGCTGAAGCCGACGACGGTGCCTGAAGCCTTGCGGCTTGGCAGCATGGAGAGTACCGCTGCCAGCCGCCTTCCGCCGGTCCTGCAGACGATCAATCGAACGCACCCGGAATTGGCGCTGAGGCTCACCATAGGTTCGACGGCGGAACTGACCCGGGCAGTGCTTGCGGAGGAGATCGACTGTGCGCTGATCGCTCGTTTGCCAAGCGATCTTGCGATCCCGCGACCCGAGCTGGTCGCCGACCTCGATGGCGAAGCGATTTACCGCGAAGACATATTGATCGTCTTGCCCGCGTCGCATCCGCCGATCACAACGGCACTGGACGTGCGCGTGAACTGGCTAGCGGCGCTTGAACCTGGATGCACCTATCGTCGTGTCGCGGAACAGTGGGCTCGTCCTTCGCCAACGATTGCGACCAAAGAGGTTTCCTCCTATCACGCCATACTGGCGAGCGTTGCCGCGGGTGATGCAATCGGTGTAGTGCCACGCTCCGTGTTCGAACTGATGGACTGGCCAGGCTCCCCCCAAACCCATTCGTTGGGTGAAATTCAGACACTGCTCATCTATCGTAGGGCGGCCAGCTCCCCTGCGATCGAAATCCTGCGCCACGCATTGCTCGCTGACGCCGGGTCCACTGAGAATTCTAAGCTACGCACTGCCAAGCACAGGTGA
- a CDS encoding HPP family protein — protein MTNSPNQPPPQPTGRRFFAPILAGATLRERLIACLGALVGILLTGMISGSIFGGGPSLPLIVAPMGASAVLLFAVPASPLAQPWSIVGGNTISAFVGVLSAMFVPDPLIATGIAVGLAIAAMSFTRCLHPPGGAAALTAVLGGPVVASWGLLFPLVPVALNSCLLVALGILFHKLARRNYPHVVAPPANTHATIDPPASRRVGFTGADVDAALEALDETFDISREDLDRVLRQVELQAAIRATPHILCRDIMSRDVICVHQDDSSEVARALLLKHNIRTIPVKDGNERLVGTVGLRELTEPGATVGGDVATPVVARQDDRAMSLLPALTSGSIHAVIIVDDDDRVLGLISQTDLLAAAARTLFDHNSGREQAA, from the coding sequence ATGACCAATTCGCCCAATCAGCCGCCGCCGCAACCGACGGGCCGTCGTTTCTTCGCGCCGATCCTGGCTGGTGCGACATTGAGGGAGCGCCTGATTGCGTGTCTCGGTGCATTGGTTGGTATCCTCCTGACCGGCATGATCAGCGGTAGCATCTTTGGCGGCGGTCCCAGCCTCCCCTTGATCGTCGCGCCGATGGGCGCGTCCGCGGTTTTACTATTTGCTGTTCCCGCAAGCCCGCTCGCCCAGCCGTGGTCAATCGTCGGCGGCAATACGATCTCCGCTTTCGTGGGTGTGCTTTCAGCGATGTTCGTACCGGATCCGCTGATCGCAACCGGTATCGCCGTGGGGCTGGCGATTGCGGCGATGTCTTTCACCCGCTGTCTGCATCCGCCCGGCGGCGCTGCTGCGTTGACGGCAGTGCTGGGCGGCCCGGTCGTGGCGAGTTGGGGCCTGCTCTTCCCGCTGGTACCCGTCGCACTCAATTCATGCCTGCTGGTGGCCCTCGGGATCCTTTTTCACAAGCTCGCGAGACGCAACTACCCTCACGTCGTCGCTCCGCCCGCAAACACGCACGCGACCATTGATCCGCCCGCCAGTCGTCGGGTCGGCTTTACTGGCGCGGATGTCGATGCTGCGCTCGAGGCGTTGGATGAAACGTTCGATATCAGCCGGGAGGATCTTGATCGCGTGCTGCGCCAGGTGGAATTGCAGGCCGCAATACGGGCGACACCCCACATCCTGTGCCGGGATATCATGTCGCGCGACGTCATCTGCGTCCATCAGGACGACAGCAGCGAGGTCGCGCGCGCCTTGCTTCTCAAGCACAATATCCGGACCATACCTGTAAAGGATGGGAACGAGAGGCTTGTCGGTACTGTCGGCCTGAGGGAGTTGACTGAACCCGGCGCCACCGTCGGGGGCGACGTTGCGACGCCAGTGGTTGCGCGCCAAGACGACCGGGCGATGAGCCTGCTCCCGGCGCTGACCAGCGGATCAATTCACGCAGTCATCATTGTCGACGACGATGATCGCGTTCTGGGGCTGATTTCGCAAACGGATCTGCTGGCCGCGGCAGCACGGACGTTGTTCGATCACAACTCAGGCCGCGAACAGGCTGCGTAA